In the genome of Mucilaginibacter defluvii, one region contains:
- a CDS encoding sodium:proton antiporter, producing the protein MELFVIISLLIVLSAIYSYLNARFIKLPGTIGVITIAIVGSIGIIISNKLNTDWAKRLTELAHSIDFSRTVLNIMLGFLLFATAFRIDKTKLKRQMWPVITLSTVGVLLSTAIFGGLMYLVTNLLELNVPLLYCLIFGALISPTDPVAVSAIIKESKLPQKLETIVSGESLFNDGIGLVLFITLLEIAEAGVNSTDFHKAFILFAQEVFGGIALGALTGYIAHRLMRSITDFQTIVLVSFALVMGNSVVASFWHLSIPLAVVTAGLFAGSESINIDRNERSHQELVSFWELVDEMLNTILFVMIGLQMINIPAINNYWLIGSISVIVLLIARWLSIMLPITFLRRSLDVNYGSINILTWAGVRGGISIALALTLPGSAHKGLILSATYFVVIFSIVVQGLTLNKVINAWYGDKK; encoded by the coding sequence CGAGGTTTATAAAGCTTCCGGGCACCATCGGGGTTATTACGATAGCAATAGTGGGATCAATAGGTATTATCATCAGCAATAAACTGAATACCGATTGGGCCAAGCGGCTAACAGAGCTTGCGCATAGCATTGATTTTTCGCGGACGGTGCTAAACATCATGCTGGGATTTCTATTGTTCGCTACCGCGTTCCGTATTGATAAAACTAAATTGAAACGGCAGATGTGGCCGGTTATAACACTAAGTACGGTTGGGGTATTACTGTCTACAGCCATTTTTGGCGGGTTAATGTATCTTGTTACAAATTTGCTCGAACTTAACGTACCCTTGCTGTACTGCCTCATTTTCGGCGCACTTATTTCGCCTACCGATCCGGTTGCGGTGTCAGCTATTATCAAGGAGTCCAAACTCCCGCAAAAACTCGAAACTATTGTATCGGGCGAATCGCTGTTTAATGATGGGATAGGACTGGTTTTGTTTATAACGCTGCTTGAAATAGCAGAGGCCGGCGTTAACAGTACCGATTTTCATAAGGCTTTTATTCTATTTGCACAAGAGGTTTTTGGCGGTATAGCCTTGGGGGCGCTTACCGGTTACATAGCGCACCGGCTGATGCGGTCGATCACCGATTTCCAGACCATTGTTCTTGTCTCATTCGCACTGGTAATGGGTAATTCTGTAGTGGCGTCCTTCTGGCATCTGTCAATCCCGTTAGCGGTTGTAACAGCCGGGTTATTTGCTGGTAGCGAATCCATCAATATTGACAGAAATGAACGCTCGCACCAGGAGCTTGTAAGTTTTTGGGAACTGGTTGACGAGATGCTCAACACCATCTTATTCGTGATGATCGGGCTGCAAATGATTAATATACCGGCAATAAATAATTATTGGTTAATTGGTAGCATATCTGTTATTGTATTACTGATTGCCCGCTGGCTGAGCATTATGTTGCCAATTACTTTTTTAAGGCGTTCGTTGGATGTAAATTATGGTAGCATCAATATACTTACCTGGGCCGGGGTGAGGGGCGGCATATCCATAGCGCTTGCATTAACGCTACCTGGTTCGGCACATAAAGGCCTTATACTTTCTGCTACTTATTTTGTGGTGATATTTTCAATAGTGGTGCAGGGCTTAACTTTGAATAAGGTTATAAATGCCTGGTACGGCGATAAAAAGTAA
- a CDS encoding acetylornithine carbamoyltransferase, whose translation MKLFTSVHDVNDINALAAEALELKQNPYAHQHLGKNKTLGLVFLNPSLRTRMSTQKAALNLGMNVMVLNIDKEGWALELQDGAIMNGGTVEHVREAAAVMGQYVDIIGVRSFPGLKDREEDYSEAIFNKFVQYCGVAVVSLESATRHPLQSLADLVTIQELKKTARPKVVLAWAPHIKALPQAVPNSFAEWMCKADVDFTIAHPAGYELNTDFTNGATITHNLDEALTGADFVYVKNWSAYEPYGKVLPGNEDWMLNNDKLKITNDARVMHCLPVRRNLELSDEILDGPNSVVVHEAGNRVWAAQAVLKQMLEEI comes from the coding sequence ATGAAACTATTTACATCCGTACACGACGTAAACGACATTAACGCCCTCGCTGCCGAGGCGTTAGAGCTCAAGCAAAATCCATATGCTCACCAGCATCTGGGTAAAAATAAAACGTTAGGCCTGGTGTTTTTAAACCCAAGCCTGCGTACCCGCATGAGCACGCAGAAAGCAGCGCTTAACCTGGGCATGAATGTTATGGTGCTGAACATCGATAAAGAAGGCTGGGCACTGGAATTGCAGGATGGCGCGATAATGAATGGCGGCACCGTTGAGCACGTACGCGAGGCGGCAGCTGTAATGGGGCAGTATGTTGATATTATCGGCGTGCGCTCGTTCCCGGGGTTGAAGGATCGTGAGGAGGATTACAGCGAGGCAATATTTAACAAGTTTGTACAATATTGCGGCGTTGCTGTAGTAAGCCTTGAATCGGCCACACGCCACCCGCTGCAAAGCCTGGCGGATCTGGTTACTATCCAGGAACTAAAGAAAACCGCCCGACCAAAAGTTGTGTTGGCGTGGGCGCCGCATATTAAAGCGCTGCCGCAAGCTGTGCCCAACTCATTTGCCGAGTGGATGTGTAAGGCCGATGTGGACTTCACCATCGCCCACCCCGCGGGTTATGAGCTGAATACTGATTTTACAAACGGCGCAACTATCACCCATAACCTGGATGAGGCACTTACCGGTGCTGATTTCGTCTACGTAAAAAACTGGTCAGCTTACGAGCCTTATGGTAAAGTTTTGCCCGGCAATGAGGATTGGATGCTGAATAATGATAAGCTAAAGATAACTAACGATGCCAGAGTAATGCATTGCCTGCCGGTGCGCCGTAATCTGGAATTATCTGACGAGATACTGGACGGGCCAAACTCGGTTGTGGTACATGAAGCGGGTAACCGTGTTTGGGCTGCTCAGGCGGTATTAAAGCAGATGCTGGAGGAGATTTAA
- a CDS encoding aspartate aminotransferase family protein → MNLFDVYPINPINIVKGTGSLVYDDKGTEYLDLYGGHAVISIGHTNPHYVKRLEDQLHQIGFYSNSIEIPLQKQLAEKLGHVSGKEDYQLFLCNSGAEANENALKLASFYNGKKKVIAFRKAFHGRTSLAVAVTDNPKIVAPVNETDNVIFLPWCDEAALEQAFANNEISSVIIEGIQGVGGIQVATESFLQKIRTLCDEHNAVFIADSVQCGYGRTGKFFSHDFAGVDADIYSMAKGMGNGFPIGGIIISPKIKPAYGMLGTTFGGNHLACAAGLAVLEVIEQDNLLQNAAEVGGYLISELKKFDQVKEVRGRGLMIGIELPEELSHVRKDLLFKHHIFTGEAKPNVVRLLPALNLTKAYADRFLEAFKQTIASA, encoded by the coding sequence ATGAATTTATTCGACGTATATCCAATTAATCCAATCAATATAGTAAAGGGCACCGGCAGTCTTGTGTATGATGACAAAGGCACCGAGTATCTTGACCTGTATGGTGGTCATGCCGTAATTTCTATCGGGCATACCAACCCGCATTATGTAAAGCGGTTGGAAGACCAGTTGCACCAGATCGGTTTTTACTCAAACTCTATTGAGATTCCGCTGCAAAAGCAACTGGCTGAAAAGCTGGGCCATGTATCGGGCAAAGAAGATTACCAGTTGTTTCTGTGTAACTCAGGTGCCGAGGCTAACGAGAACGCGCTGAAACTGGCATCGTTCTACAATGGTAAAAAAAAGGTGATCGCTTTTCGTAAAGCCTTTCACGGGCGTACCTCGCTGGCTGTTGCCGTAACGGATAACCCGAAGATAGTCGCACCTGTTAACGAAACCGATAATGTGATATTTTTGCCATGGTGCGATGAGGCTGCTTTGGAACAAGCCTTTGCCAACAACGAAATATCATCAGTAATTATTGAAGGCATACAGGGTGTTGGCGGCATTCAGGTGGCTACTGAAAGCTTTTTACAAAAGATCAGAACTTTGTGCGACGAGCATAACGCGGTATTTATTGCCGACTCGGTACAATGTGGCTATGGCCGCACAGGTAAGTTCTTCTCGCATGATTTTGCCGGTGTTGATGCCGACATTTACAGCATGGCTAAAGGCATGGGTAACGGCTTCCCTATCGGTGGCATTATTATATCGCCTAAAATAAAACCTGCTTATGGTATGTTGGGTACTACTTTTGGCGGAAACCACCTTGCCTGCGCGGCCGGTTTAGCGGTGCTTGAAGTTATTGAGCAGGATAACCTGCTGCAAAACGCTGCCGAAGTTGGCGGTTACCTGATAAGCGAACTGAAAAAATTTGATCAGGTTAAAGAAGTGCGCGGTCGTGGGCTGATGATCGGTATTGAACTGCCGGAAGAACTTAGCCATGTACGCAAGGATTTGCTGTTTAAGCATCATATATTTACCGGCGAGGCTAAGCCAAATGTGGTGAGGTTGTTGCCGGCTTTAAACCTGACTAAAGCATATGCCGATAGATTTTTAGAGGCGTTTAAACAAACCATAGCTTCGGCATAA
- a CDS encoding four helix bundle protein, with translation MPLNIVEGCGKNTNKDFAHYLDNALGSAHEVEYTCYLIF, from the coding sequence ATACCTTTAAACATTGTTGAAGGTTGCGGTAAAAATACAAACAAGGACTTTGCGCATTATCTTGATAATGCTTTAGGTTCGGCACACGAAGTAGAATATACTTGTTATTTGATTTTTTGA
- the argC gene encoding N-acetyl-gamma-glutamyl-phosphate reductase: MTESTSVKIRAGIVGGAGYTGGEMLRILVNHPNVEIAFVHSNSNAGNYVYEVHSDLFGDTDLKFASELSIDIDVLFLCVGHGDARKFLEANPIPDTVKIIDLSQDFRLKPKATIGSKSFVYGLPELNRDAIRKAQNIANPGCFATCLQLGLLPLASKGFITSEVNITATTGSTGAGQSLSSTSHFSWRNDNLSVYKAFDHQHLNEIGQSLDQLQAGHTAPGASWGTLNFIPYRGDFTRGIIASMYTDSDLTQEEALALYTDFYNDQAFTHVTDRNIDLKQVVNTNKCFIQVQKHGNKLLIISIIDNLLKGASGQAVQNMNLLFGLDERAGLRLKAIGF, from the coding sequence ATGACAGAATCAACCTCAGTTAAAATCCGTGCAGGAATCGTTGGCGGTGCCGGCTATACAGGCGGCGAAATGCTGCGTATCCTCGTTAATCACCCTAATGTTGAGATAGCTTTTGTGCATAGTAACAGCAATGCGGGCAATTATGTATATGAGGTACACTCTGACCTGTTTGGTGATACCGATCTAAAATTTGCGAGCGAATTATCTATAGATATTGATGTGCTGTTTTTATGTGTAGGCCACGGCGACGCACGTAAATTTTTAGAAGCTAACCCTATTCCGGACACGGTAAAGATCATTGATCTTAGTCAGGATTTTCGACTTAAACCCAAAGCGACCATCGGTAGCAAAAGCTTTGTTTATGGCCTGCCTGAATTAAACCGGGATGCCATCCGCAAAGCGCAGAATATTGCTAACCCGGGTTGTTTTGCTACTTGTTTGCAACTGGGCTTGTTACCTTTAGCATCAAAAGGATTTATCACCAGCGAAGTAAATATTACAGCCACAACAGGCTCAACCGGTGCAGGACAAAGCCTTTCAAGCACGTCGCACTTTAGCTGGCGGAATGATAACCTGTCGGTATATAAGGCGTTTGATCATCAGCACCTGAACGAAATAGGTCAATCGCTTGATCAATTGCAAGCCGGTCACACCGCGCCTGGTGCGAGCTGGGGAACCTTAAATTTCATCCCTTACCGCGGTGATTTTACCCGCGGCATTATTGCATCCATGTATACCGATAGCGACTTAACACAAGAAGAAGCGTTGGCGTTATACACTGACTTTTATAACGATCAGGCATTTACCCATGTTACCGATCGTAACATCGACCTGAAGCAGGTGGTAAATACCAATAAATGCTTTATACAGGTACAAAAACATGGCAATAAACTATTAATAATAAGCATTATAGACAATTTACTCAAAGGCGCGTCGGGCCAGGCGGTTCAAAACATGAACCTACTGTTTGGCCTGGATGAACGCGCCGGCTTACGATTGAAAGCGATTGGATTTTAA
- a CDS encoding cupin domain-containing protein: MSSTENNSANNVPPLGNQGALVFSKSECLNHYLWGDGCHGWTFVDTDGLSVKQELMPPDTAEKLHYHEKATQLFFILKGRATFGIDGTEHALREQQGIEIKPGQQHYISNKWDADLEFILYSYPSTNNDRINLS, from the coding sequence ATGTCATCAACGGAAAACAATAGCGCTAACAATGTTCCCCCTTTAGGGAATCAGGGGGCTCTTGTTTTTTCAAAAAGCGAATGCCTTAATCATTATTTATGGGGCGATGGTTGCCACGGCTGGACTTTTGTTGATACTGACGGACTATCGGTTAAGCAGGAGTTAATGCCGCCTGATACGGCTGAAAAGTTGCATTACCACGAAAAGGCAACGCAACTGTTCTTCATACTAAAAGGCAGAGCAACCTTTGGTATTGACGGTACCGAGCATGCCTTACGAGAGCAGCAAGGCATCGAAATTAAGCCGGGCCAGCAACATTACATCAGTAATAAATGGGATGCTGACCTGGAATTTATTTTGTATTCATATCCATCTACCAATAATGACAGAATCAACCTCAGTTAA
- the argG gene encoding argininosuccinate synthase, producing the protein MKKKVVLAYSGGLDTSFCCIYLTRDLGMEVHSVIVNTGGFSDEELKSVEQRAFKMGVTSHHVVDETTNFYDSCVRYLVYGNVLKNNTYPLSVSAERVSQATAIANYAKEIGAEYVAHGSTGAGNDQVRFDMIFNILVPDVKILTPIRDLKLSREEEIEYLKKHGVEMNFEKAKYSINKGIWGTSVGGKETLTSNLGLPEDAWPTQVTETEEKNLELTFEKGELVAIDGQQYDHPTKAIQALQAIAQPYGVGRDIHVGDTIIGIKGRVGFEAAAPVIIIKAHHTLEKHVLTKWQLTWKDQLATFYGNWLHEGQFHDPIMRNMEAFLTDTQKTVSGKVYVQLNPYRFNVVGIESDRDLMSNKFGSYGEMNNAWSGEDVKGFSKIFGNQVMIYHKVNPQTS; encoded by the coding sequence ATGAAGAAAAAAGTAGTATTGGCATACAGCGGCGGTTTAGATACATCGTTTTGCTGTATTTATTTAACCCGCGACCTCGGTATGGAGGTGCACTCGGTAATTGTAAACACCGGCGGCTTTAGCGATGAAGAGCTGAAAAGCGTTGAACAACGCGCCTTTAAAATGGGCGTAACCAGCCACCATGTGGTTGACGAAACGACCAACTTTTACGATAGCTGCGTGCGCTACCTGGTTTATGGTAACGTGTTAAAGAACAACACCTACCCCCTTTCAGTAAGTGCCGAGCGGGTTAGCCAGGCTACCGCAATTGCCAATTATGCCAAAGAGATCGGCGCCGAATATGTAGCGCATGGCAGCACCGGTGCCGGTAACGACCAGGTACGTTTTGATATGATATTTAACATCCTGGTACCGGATGTAAAGATACTCACCCCTATCCGCGACCTTAAACTGAGCCGCGAAGAGGAAATAGAATATCTTAAAAAACATGGTGTTGAAATGAATTTTGAGAAAGCCAAATATTCGATCAACAAAGGCATCTGGGGTACATCAGTTGGTGGTAAGGAAACCCTTACCTCGAATTTAGGCTTACCTGAAGATGCATGGCCAACACAGGTTACTGAAACCGAAGAAAAAAACCTGGAGCTTACCTTTGAAAAAGGCGAACTTGTTGCTATTGACGGCCAGCAGTACGATCATCCTACCAAAGCAATACAGGCACTACAAGCCATTGCCCAGCCTTACGGCGTTGGCCGTGATATACATGTAGGCGATACCATCATCGGCATTAAAGGCCGTGTTGGTTTTGAGGCTGCTGCCCCGGTGATCATCATCAAGGCTCACCATACCTTAGAGAAACACGTACTTACCAAATGGCAGTTGACCTGGAAAGACCAGTTAGCTACTTTTTACGGCAACTGGCTGCACGAAGGGCAGTTTCACGACCCGATTATGCGCAATATGGAAGCGTTTTTAACCGATACCCAAAAAACCGTTAGCGGTAAAGTATACGTTCAGCTTAACCCATACCGTTTTAATGTAGTGGGTATTGAATCAGATCGCGACCTGATGTCGAACAAATTTGGCAGCTACGGCGAAATGAACAATGCCTGGAGCGGTGAGGATGTAAAAGGTTTCTCAAAAATATTTGGCAACCAGGTAATGATCTACCATAAAGTTAACCCCCAAACCTCCTAA
- a CDS encoding GNAT family N-acetyltransferase — protein sequence MTINDFDILVASAQHVDFAQQICDEMAESAKARGTGIAQRSPEYVANKMLEGKAVIALHKDGTWAGFCYIETWSHGQFVANSGLIVNPNFRKVGLAKAIKEKIFELSRAKYPDAKLFGLTTGLAVMKINSDLGYEPVTYSELTQDEEFWKGCKSCVNYDILMSKGRKNCMCTAMLYDPADKAKQAENKLKKITHKATLLERIENALRGSAKFVSLLAKV from the coding sequence ATGACCATAAACGATTTTGATATATTAGTTGCCTCAGCCCAACACGTTGATTTTGCGCAGCAGATATGTGATGAGATGGCCGAATCAGCTAAGGCACGCGGTACCGGTATCGCGCAGCGTTCGCCCGAGTATGTAGCTAATAAAATGCTGGAAGGCAAAGCGGTTATAGCATTACATAAGGATGGCACCTGGGCGGGTTTTTGTTACATTGAAACCTGGAGTCACGGGCAGTTTGTGGCTAACTCCGGCCTTATTGTTAACCCTAACTTTCGCAAAGTTGGTTTGGCAAAGGCTATTAAAGAGAAGATATTTGAGCTCTCGCGCGCCAAGTACCCTGACGCCAAGCTATTTGGCCTGACAACCGGCTTGGCGGTGATGAAGATTAACTCTGACCTGGGTTATGAGCCTGTTACGTACTCTGAACTTACACAGGACGAAGAATTTTGGAAAGGTTGTAAAAGCTGTGTTAATTACGACATATTGATGAGCAAAGGCCGTAAAAACTGCATGTGCACCGCCATGCTGTATGACCCGGCTGATAAGGCCAAACAGGCCGAAAATAAATTAAAGAAAATAACCCATAAAGCCACCCTGCTTGAGCGTATTGAAAACGCCCTGCGCGGATCGGCCAAATTTGTATCGCTATTGGCAAAGGTTTAA
- a CDS encoding 2'-5' RNA ligase family protein yields the protein MHTENPLILTLKLDDKVQTYFNQLRARYFPSERNFLDAHLTLFHHLPAEEPGVYSMIEELAARQQSLLIDVIKIVSTGNGVAFKCESAELQKVHNHLQQQWRQWLIPQDRQKLWPHITIQNKVSADTAANTLQELSSGFTPFVMPGSGLSLWRYLGGPWEHVDDYSFQ from the coding sequence ATGCACACCGAAAATCCACTTATATTAACGCTTAAACTGGATGATAAAGTACAAACTTATTTTAATCAGCTACGTGCAAGATATTTCCCATCTGAAAGGAACTTTCTTGATGCGCATCTGACGCTTTTTCACCACCTGCCTGCTGAGGAGCCGGGCGTTTATAGTATGATTGAAGAACTGGCTGCACGTCAGCAATCTTTATTAATTGATGTGATCAAGATTGTTTCGACAGGCAACGGGGTAGCTTTTAAATGCGAAAGTGCTGAACTGCAAAAAGTTCACAATCATCTGCAACAGCAATGGCGGCAATGGCTCATTCCGCAGGACAGGCAAAAACTATGGCCGCACATCACCATACAGAACAAGGTTAGCGCTGATACTGCCGCAAATACTTTACAAGAATTATCAAGCGGGTTTACTCCATTTGTAATGCCAGGCTCAGGGCTAAGCTTGTGGCGGTATCTGGGTGGCCCCTGGGAACATGTGGATGATTATAGTTTTCAATAA
- a CDS encoding MlaD family protein: MKISNETKIGVFTAIAITALLLIYSYLSGNDVFSGSNKYYAIYKNVEGLTVSKPVLVNGYQVGRVSKMELQPDGRTVVEFKVDSKYNVPSNTLAQLQSTDLLGGKAIVFDLGDSSQPAQNEDTLAADIQGSLAESLQPIQKKAEALITKMDSSLASINRIMNPAFEKNVDRSFASIANSLQTLEGTTKKIDALVGSQSSHINTIMGNAATVSGNLKGTTAHFNDIALNFKKFSNDLASTDLKKTMDNVDKTMANLELTTNKINSKDGSLGLLINDSTMYKNLSAASANLNNLFIDLKAHPKRYVSFSVFGGGKD, from the coding sequence TTGAAAATCTCAAACGAAACCAAAATAGGCGTATTTACGGCGATAGCCATCACTGCCCTACTATTAATCTATAGCTACCTCAGCGGCAATGATGTTTTTTCGGGCTCCAATAAATATTACGCTATCTATAAAAATGTGGAAGGCTTGACCGTGTCAAAACCGGTTTTGGTAAATGGTTACCAGGTTGGCCGGGTTTCAAAAATGGAATTACAGCCTGATGGCCGCACGGTGGTTGAATTTAAGGTCGACTCCAAATATAACGTGCCGTCAAACACGCTGGCACAGTTGCAAAGTACCGACCTTTTAGGCGGTAAGGCTATAGTGTTTGATTTAGGCGACAGCTCGCAACCAGCGCAGAATGAGGACACCTTGGCTGCCGACATACAGGGCAGCCTTGCGGAAAGTTTACAGCCTATCCAGAAAAAAGCGGAAGCGCTTATCACTAAGATGGATTCGTCACTGGCATCAATAAACCGTATCATGAACCCGGCTTTTGAGAAAAACGTTGACCGCAGTTTTGCCAGCATTGCCAATTCCCTGCAAACGCTTGAAGGTACAACTAAAAAGATAGACGCGCTTGTCGGGTCGCAATCATCGCATATCAATACCATTATGGGTAACGCGGCTACCGTATCTGGAAACCTGAAAGGCACCACGGCTCATTTTAATGATATAGCCCTCAATTTTAAGAAGTTCAGTAACGACCTGGCGTCTACCGACCTTAAAAAGACGATGGACAATGTTGATAAAACCATGGCTAACCTCGAGCTAACCACTAATAAGATTAACAGCAAGGATGGCAGTTTAGGTTTATTAATTAACGATAGTACCATGTACAAAAACCTGAGCGCGGCATCTGCTAACCTTAACAATTTGTTTATTGACCTTAAGGCACATCCTAAGCGTTATGTAAGCTTCTCGGTATTTGGCGGTGGCAAAGATTAA
- a CDS encoding N-acetylmuramoyl-L-alanine amidase, with the protein MMTAFLRKYVYTFSILISSLLLARPAKALEQQTADSVQAPEGFRLRTVVIDAGHGGKDPGAFGPNTNEKTVTLALALKLQKAIERDLPGVNTIMTRKNDTFVELHKRADIANDAKGQLFISLHCNSLANRKVTEVVGYRKRKGKSIPIYKTSTVANRSGKGAMILVYGSRRVGAQEEALRENAVIFTEKNYKDNYAGYDPDNPASVIMLNTFRDKYRKQSIRFASLIDSELTGTYNRESHGVKEQVVLVLDHTAMPSVLVETGFINNPDEEDYLTSDEGQNDIVNAILSALKSYKKQLEN; encoded by the coding sequence ATGATGACAGCATTTTTAAGGAAATACGTTTATACTTTCTCAATATTAATCAGTTCTTTATTATTAGCCCGACCGGCAAAAGCGCTTGAACAGCAAACAGCCGACTCGGTGCAGGCGCCTGAAGGCTTCAGGCTGCGTACAGTAGTTATTGATGCCGGCCACGGCGGTAAGGACCCAGGCGCTTTCGGGCCAAACACCAACGAAAAGACCGTTACGCTTGCGCTAGCCCTTAAATTGCAAAAAGCCATAGAGCGCGATTTGCCCGGCGTTAACACCATCATGACGCGTAAAAACGACACCTTTGTGGAATTACACAAGCGGGCTGACATTGCTAACGATGCCAAAGGGCAGCTATTCATATCATTGCATTGCAACTCCCTGGCTAACCGCAAGGTTACCGAGGTGGTGGGTTACCGCAAGCGCAAAGGCAAAAGCATACCTATTTATAAAACCAGCACAGTTGCCAACCGCAGCGGTAAAGGCGCCATGATACTGGTATACGGATCGAGACGTGTGGGTGCGCAGGAAGAGGCGTTACGTGAGAACGCGGTTATCTTTACGGAAAAGAACTATAAGGACAACTACGCAGGGTACGATCCGGATAACCCGGCGTCGGTTATCATGCTAAACACATTTAGAGATAAATATCGTAAACAAAGTATACGCTTTGCGAGTTTAATAGACAGTGAACTTACCGGGACTTACAATCGCGAAAGTCATGGTGTGAAGGAACAGGTGGTTTTGGTGCTCGATCATACGGCTATGCCATCTGTACTTGTTGAAACCGGGTTTATCAATAATCCGGATGAGGAAGATTACCTTACATCAGACGAAGGACAGAACGATATTGTAAACGCTATTTTGAGCGCCCTGAAGAGTTATAAAAAACAACTGGAAAATTAG
- a CDS encoding N-acetylmuramoyl-L-alanine amidase codes for MKTLNRLNYCLRLLFISLAFFCFKTSRASNFNAPKDTVNQTNKFKLKTVIVDAGHGGFRTGASGKYSVEKNVTLQIAFKLQKAIEKELSDVKVVMTRTTDDDILWQKRSDIANEAKGDIFISIHCNSLPNKIIRSASGKKTSVANRSGKGVLLLVYGFHRTKEEEKAIKETRLNDEEEMDAVIDPNDPAAMILMNEYKRKYRKQSVRFASILNQEFIENDGRRSEGIREQGVLVLCHSAMPAVLVETGYINNPDEEDYLNSEQGQNQIVATIVRALKTLKTEVEA; via the coding sequence ATGAAAACACTGAACAGATTGAATTATTGTTTACGGTTACTGTTTATATCACTTGCATTTTTTTGTTTTAAAACTTCGCGGGCATCCAATTTTAATGCGCCCAAAGATACGGTTAATCAAACTAATAAATTTAAACTAAAAACTGTTATTGTTGATGCCGGACACGGCGGCTTTCGCACCGGCGCTTCAGGCAAATACTCTGTCGAAAAAAACGTAACGCTGCAAATTGCATTTAAATTGCAGAAGGCGATAGAAAAAGAATTGAGCGATGTAAAAGTAGTGATGACCCGCACCACCGATGATGACATTTTGTGGCAAAAACGCTCGGATATAGCCAACGAAGCCAAAGGCGACATCTTTATCTCCATACACTGCAACTCACTGCCTAATAAGATTATACGCTCAGCTTCAGGCAAAAAAACCAGCGTGGCCAACCGCTCAGGCAAAGGGGTATTGTTATTGGTTTATGGTTTTCATCGCACCAAAGAAGAAGAAAAAGCTATTAAAGAAACCCGCCTGAACGACGAGGAAGAAATGGATGCTGTTATTGACCCGAATGACCCGGCCGCCATGATACTGATGAATGAATACAAACGCAAATACCGTAAACAAAGCGTAAGGTTTGCCAGTATTTTAAACCAGGAATTTATTGAGAACGACGGCCGCCGAAGCGAGGGTATACGCGAACAGGGCGTACTGGTACTATGCCACAGCGCCATGCCGGCAGTGCTTGTTGAAACCGGCTACATCAATAATCCGGATGAGGAAGATTATTTAAATTCTGAACAAGGCCAGAACCAGATTGTAGCTACAATTGTACGCGCTTTAAAAACTCTTAAAACCGAAGTGGAAGCTTAG